From Strigops habroptila isolate Jane chromosome 1, bStrHab1.2.pri, whole genome shotgun sequence, a single genomic window includes:
- the GJD4 gene encoding gap junction delta-4 protein produces MEHWDSLGFLIVTLNYNVTIVGKIWLMLVILLRMAVVVLAGYSLYQDEQERFICNTLQPGCSNVCYDLFSPVSHFRFWLIQTVSILLPYAAFSVYVLHKVARYIVRMHCLAHGCEGNKGLSSPKDLKEPCRGAVVNRLDCVADNLSVLNFSGAYAVHLLFRTLLEAAFAAVQYFLFGFFVPERFSCYHSPCTSTVDCYISRPTEKSIMMIFIWGVSSLTFLLSLADLFCALHRMTARNQKNKLLANLRKENECILNLPPVQHGSSSPPQNQDRPVSNSSQTSDGSCSLLSEEEEEAVLHPEVVSQQTASTNLNSNSHKPCISGDLAIKQDSTEEPLCTSDHQGTTCGQVRPRLQQDFIKDTALTLRPQIKSHLGVSSSVVQSKLLGYYPSAELKTPDAQSNYSSTSCLRSKKSEWV; encoded by the coding sequence GAAAGATCTGGCTAATGTTAGTAATTCTGCTGCGAATGGCAGTGGTAGTGTTAGCGGGCTATTCACTCTACCAAGATGAGCAGGAGCGCTTCATCTGCAACACCCTGCAACCAGGATGCTCCAATGTCTGCTATGATTTGTTCTCTCCTGTATCTCACTTTAGATTCTGGCTCATTCAGACTGTGTCTATCCTGCTACCTTATGCTGCATTCAGCGTTTACGTTCTGCACAAAGTAGCTAGGTACATTGTAAGAATGCACTGTTTGGCACATGGATGCGAGGGGAACAAGGGTTTATCAAGCCCCAAAGACCTGAAGGAGCCCTGTAGAGGTGCTGTTGTCAATAGATTAGATTGTGTTGCAGACAACCTAAGTGTCCTTAATTTTTCTGGGGCATATGCTGTTCATCTTCTTTTTAGGACACTACTTGAGGCTGCCTTTGCAGCTGTGCAATACTTCctctttggattttttgttcCTGAGCGGTTTTCCTGCTACCATTCACCTTGCACAAGCACAGTTGACTGTTATATCTCTCGGCCCACTGAGAAATCCATCATGATGATTTTCATCTGGGGAGTCAGCAGCCTAACCTTTCTGCTTAGCCTTGCCGATCTTTTCTGTGCGCTCCACAGAATGACAGCAAGAAACCAAAAGAACAAGCTGCTGGCAAACCTCCGCAAAGAGAATGAGTGCATTTTAAACCTGCCCCCAGTACAGCATGGTAGCTCTTCTCCACCTCAAAATCAAGACCGTCCAGTATCAAATAGCAGCCAAACCAGTGATGGCTCCTGCTCACTTCtctctgaagaggaagaagaggctgTTCTTCATCCTGAAGTGGTCTCTCAGCAAACTGCTAGCACTAACCTTAACAGCAACAGCCATAAGCCTTGTATATCAGGAGATCTTGCTATTAAGCAAGATAGCACTGAAGAACCCTTGTGTACTAGTGACCACCAAGGAACTACATGTGGGCAAGTGAGACCCAGGCTTCAGCAAGACTTCATTAAAGATACTGCCCTGACTTTGAGACCTCAGATCAAGTCTCACCTTGGAGTTTCTTCCTCTGTAGTTCAGAGCAAACTTTTAGGATACTACCCTTCAGCTGAGCTAAAAACCCCTGATGCACAATCAAATTATAGCAGTACTAGTTGCTTGAGGTCAAAAAAGTCGGAATGGGTGTAG